In a single window of the Raphanus sativus cultivar WK10039 chromosome 9, ASM80110v3, whole genome shotgun sequence genome:
- the LOC108828490 gene encoding uncharacterized protein LOC108828490 isoform X1: MTISEEEIQRGRSQEEDPSSASSGDHRFHKLRGVRWRINLGILPSSPSSPIDDLRRVTADSRRRYAALRRRLLIDPHLPKKGINSPDLTIDNPLSQNPDSTWGRFFRNAELEKTLDQDLSRLYPEHGSYFQSSGCQGMLRRILLLWCLKHPEIGYRQGMHELLAPLLYVLQVDVQYLTEVRSNYEDQFTDLFDELAFQERDSAAYDFDIKKVLDDSMEEEEEEEEHATRKKKKKPKRFDELDTETQTAVLLSDAYGAEGELGIVLSDKFLEHDAYSMFDALMYYGGSSSLGSVSVANFFVYSAPSDSVTGLPPVIEASSALYYLLSLVDASLHSHLVELGVEPQYFALRWLRVLFGREFPLSNLLTVWDEIFSADNSEVVERVSAVEDGDDDVSGFEFRILSSPRGALVAGMAVSMILYLRSSLLATENATSSLKRLLNFPEDVDLCKVIDKAKSLQSLALEINARRDLLPKGSRKPMMRGHSLSVDSISLGGSSSSPVGRVPESYWEEKWRVMNEEEEEAARRRRRKASTRENTVKKSWSERVKLRLSRTESDPSDRSGNNKPPIRRSLLDDLSKQLGDKEDSVSPTNTDTDVERSSTVSGSPSGECEDNGLDKGKSEDHVELPLPVPENESEGKSVVNIFRDRNILSGKFQRLWRLGRNSSEEETKEAKPIEPEAKPIEPEAKPVEPEAKPLVHEEEEERTNSESTVGDGDALKNTGRSMLEHIKVIESVLEQSSPENMAENHRLTVEEALRELRRLGTMLLSEM, translated from the exons ATGACAATCTCTGAAGAAGAAATCCAGAGAGGGAGATCGCAAGAAGAAGACCCTTCATCCGCCTCCTCCGGAGATCACCGCTTCCATAAGCTTCGCGGCGTCCGATGGCGAATCAACCTCGGAATCTtgccttcttctccttcctcccCCATCGATGACCTTCGCAGAGTCACCGCCGATTCCAGAAGAAG ATATGCTGCTTTGAGAAGGAGACTATTGATTGATCCACATTTGCCTAAGAAAGGAATCAATTCTCCAGATCTTACCATTGATAACCCTTTATCACAGAATCCTG ATAGCACTTGGGGAAGGTTCTTCCGTAACGCAGAGCTTGAGAAAACACTCGATCAAGATCTTTCACGCTTGTATCCTGAACATGGGAGTTACTTTCAATCCTCTGGATGTCAAGGGATGCTAAGACGGATACTTCTCCTTTGGTGTTTAAAGCATCCAGAGATTGGTTATAGACAAG GGATGCATGAACTGTTGGCTCCTTTGCTTTATGTTCTTCAAGTGGATGTGCAATATCTCACCGAAGTTAGATCAAACTACGAAGACCAGTTCACCGATTTGTTTGATGAGCTAGCCTTTCAAGAACGCGATTCCGCAGCTTACGATTTCgatataaagaaagttttagatgattccatggaagaagaagaagaggaagaagaacatGCCaccaggaagaagaagaagaaaccgaAGAGATTCGACGAACTCGACACCGAGACGCAGACTGCTGTTCTGCTGAGCGATGCTTACGGAGCAGAAGGAGAATTAGGTATCGTCCTCTCAGACAAGTTCCTAGAACACGACGCCTACTCTATGTTCGACGCTCTCATGTACTACGGTGGATCTTCTTCCCTAGGATCTGTTTCGGTTGCCAACTTCTTTGTGTACTCAGCTCCGAGCGACTCCGTCACGGGGCTGCCTCCAGTGATAGAAGCTTCTTCGGCGTTATATTACTTACTCTCTCTAGTCGACGCTTCTCTCCACAGCCATCTAGTCGAGCTCGGCGTTGAGCCTCAGTACTTTGCCCTGCGTTGGCTACGCGTTTTGTTCGGGAGAGAGTTTCCTCTGAGCAATCTATTAACCGTGTGGGATGAGATATTCTCTGCAGACAACTCTGAGGTGGTGGAGAGAGTCTCTGCCGTTGaggatggtgatgatgatgtttcAGGGTTCGAGTTCAGGATCCTTAGCTCTCCGCGTGGAGCTTTGGTTGCAGGGATGGCGGTTTCGATGATACTTTATCTGAGATCTTCCCTGCTAGCCACGGAGAACGCGACGTCTTCTCTCAAGAGGCTACTTAACTTTCCAGAGGATGTTGATTTGTGCAAAGTCATCGACAAGGCTAAGTCTTTGCAGAGTCTAGCGTTGGAGATCAATGCTCGTCGCGATTTGCTTCCGAAAGGGTCGAGGAAACCTATGATGAGAGGACACAGCTTGTCTGTTGATTCGATCTCGCTTggtggttcttcttcttctcctgtGGGGAGAGTTCCTGAGAGCTACTGGGAAGAGAAATGGAGAGTTAtgaatgaggaagaagaagaagcagcgaggaggaggaggaggaaagcGTCGACTAGAGAGAACACGGTGAAGAAGAGCTGGTCGGAGAGAGTGAAGCTGAGGCTCTCGAGGACTGAGTCTGATCCGTCGGATAGAAGCGGGAACAACAAGCCGCCTATTAGACGTAGTTTGCTTGATGATTTGTCCAAGCAGCTCGGGGACAAAGAAGATTCAGTCTCTCCGACCAACACAGACACAGATGTTGAACGGTCATCTACTGTTTCTGGTTCGCCAAGCGGGGAGTGTGAGGATAATGGTTTAGATAAAGGCAAAAGCGAGGACCACGTGGAGTTGCCACTTCCGGTTCCTGAGAACGAGTCTGAGGGGAAGTCAGTGGTGAACATCTTCAGGGATAGGAATATTCTTTCGGGTAAGTTCCAGAGGCTATGGAGGTTAGGTAGAAACTCGTCCGAGGAGGAGACTAAAGAAGCTAAACCAATAGAGCCTGAAGCTAAACCGATAGAACCTGAAGCTAAACCAGTAGAACCGGAAGCTAAACCGTTAGTtcatgaagaagaggaagaacggACCAATTCGGAATCAACAGTAGGTGATGGAGATGCATTAAAGAATACAGGAAGGTCTATGCTTGAACATATTAAG GTGATAGAGTCGGTGTTGGAGCAAAGTTCACCGGAGAATATGGCTGAAAACCATAGACTAACAGTTGAAGAAGCTCTCAGAGAACTTCGTAGACTTGGAACTATGTTGTTGTCGGAAATGTAA
- the LOC108828490 gene encoding uncharacterized protein LOC108828490 isoform X2, with translation MTISEEDPSSASSGDHRFHKLRGVRWRINLGILPSSPSSPIDDLRRVTADSRRRYAALRRRLLIDPHLPKKGINSPDLTIDNPLSQNPDSTWGRFFRNAELEKTLDQDLSRLYPEHGSYFQSSGCQGMLRRILLLWCLKHPEIGYRQGMHELLAPLLYVLQVDVQYLTEVRSNYEDQFTDLFDELAFQERDSAAYDFDIKKVLDDSMEEEEEEEEHATRKKKKKPKRFDELDTETQTAVLLSDAYGAEGELGIVLSDKFLEHDAYSMFDALMYYGGSSSLGSVSVANFFVYSAPSDSVTGLPPVIEASSALYYLLSLVDASLHSHLVELGVEPQYFALRWLRVLFGREFPLSNLLTVWDEIFSADNSEVVERVSAVEDGDDDVSGFEFRILSSPRGALVAGMAVSMILYLRSSLLATENATSSLKRLLNFPEDVDLCKVIDKAKSLQSLALEINARRDLLPKGSRKPMMRGHSLSVDSISLGGSSSSPVGRVPESYWEEKWRVMNEEEEEAARRRRRKASTRENTVKKSWSERVKLRLSRTESDPSDRSGNNKPPIRRSLLDDLSKQLGDKEDSVSPTNTDTDVERSSTVSGSPSGECEDNGLDKGKSEDHVELPLPVPENESEGKSVVNIFRDRNILSGKFQRLWRLGRNSSEEETKEAKPIEPEAKPIEPEAKPVEPEAKPLVHEEEEERTNSESTVGDGDALKNTGRSMLEHIKVIESVLEQSSPENMAENHRLTVEEALRELRRLGTMLLSEM, from the exons ATGACAATCTCT GAAGAAGACCCTTCATCCGCCTCCTCCGGAGATCACCGCTTCCATAAGCTTCGCGGCGTCCGATGGCGAATCAACCTCGGAATCTtgccttcttctccttcctcccCCATCGATGACCTTCGCAGAGTCACCGCCGATTCCAGAAGAAG ATATGCTGCTTTGAGAAGGAGACTATTGATTGATCCACATTTGCCTAAGAAAGGAATCAATTCTCCAGATCTTACCATTGATAACCCTTTATCACAGAATCCTG ATAGCACTTGGGGAAGGTTCTTCCGTAACGCAGAGCTTGAGAAAACACTCGATCAAGATCTTTCACGCTTGTATCCTGAACATGGGAGTTACTTTCAATCCTCTGGATGTCAAGGGATGCTAAGACGGATACTTCTCCTTTGGTGTTTAAAGCATCCAGAGATTGGTTATAGACAAG GGATGCATGAACTGTTGGCTCCTTTGCTTTATGTTCTTCAAGTGGATGTGCAATATCTCACCGAAGTTAGATCAAACTACGAAGACCAGTTCACCGATTTGTTTGATGAGCTAGCCTTTCAAGAACGCGATTCCGCAGCTTACGATTTCgatataaagaaagttttagatgattccatggaagaagaagaagaggaagaagaacatGCCaccaggaagaagaagaagaaaccgaAGAGATTCGACGAACTCGACACCGAGACGCAGACTGCTGTTCTGCTGAGCGATGCTTACGGAGCAGAAGGAGAATTAGGTATCGTCCTCTCAGACAAGTTCCTAGAACACGACGCCTACTCTATGTTCGACGCTCTCATGTACTACGGTGGATCTTCTTCCCTAGGATCTGTTTCGGTTGCCAACTTCTTTGTGTACTCAGCTCCGAGCGACTCCGTCACGGGGCTGCCTCCAGTGATAGAAGCTTCTTCGGCGTTATATTACTTACTCTCTCTAGTCGACGCTTCTCTCCACAGCCATCTAGTCGAGCTCGGCGTTGAGCCTCAGTACTTTGCCCTGCGTTGGCTACGCGTTTTGTTCGGGAGAGAGTTTCCTCTGAGCAATCTATTAACCGTGTGGGATGAGATATTCTCTGCAGACAACTCTGAGGTGGTGGAGAGAGTCTCTGCCGTTGaggatggtgatgatgatgtttcAGGGTTCGAGTTCAGGATCCTTAGCTCTCCGCGTGGAGCTTTGGTTGCAGGGATGGCGGTTTCGATGATACTTTATCTGAGATCTTCCCTGCTAGCCACGGAGAACGCGACGTCTTCTCTCAAGAGGCTACTTAACTTTCCAGAGGATGTTGATTTGTGCAAAGTCATCGACAAGGCTAAGTCTTTGCAGAGTCTAGCGTTGGAGATCAATGCTCGTCGCGATTTGCTTCCGAAAGGGTCGAGGAAACCTATGATGAGAGGACACAGCTTGTCTGTTGATTCGATCTCGCTTggtggttcttcttcttctcctgtGGGGAGAGTTCCTGAGAGCTACTGGGAAGAGAAATGGAGAGTTAtgaatgaggaagaagaagaagcagcgaggaggaggaggaggaaagcGTCGACTAGAGAGAACACGGTGAAGAAGAGCTGGTCGGAGAGAGTGAAGCTGAGGCTCTCGAGGACTGAGTCTGATCCGTCGGATAGAAGCGGGAACAACAAGCCGCCTATTAGACGTAGTTTGCTTGATGATTTGTCCAAGCAGCTCGGGGACAAAGAAGATTCAGTCTCTCCGACCAACACAGACACAGATGTTGAACGGTCATCTACTGTTTCTGGTTCGCCAAGCGGGGAGTGTGAGGATAATGGTTTAGATAAAGGCAAAAGCGAGGACCACGTGGAGTTGCCACTTCCGGTTCCTGAGAACGAGTCTGAGGGGAAGTCAGTGGTGAACATCTTCAGGGATAGGAATATTCTTTCGGGTAAGTTCCAGAGGCTATGGAGGTTAGGTAGAAACTCGTCCGAGGAGGAGACTAAAGAAGCTAAACCAATAGAGCCTGAAGCTAAACCGATAGAACCTGAAGCTAAACCAGTAGAACCGGAAGCTAAACCGTTAGTtcatgaagaagaggaagaacggACCAATTCGGAATCAACAGTAGGTGATGGAGATGCATTAAAGAATACAGGAAGGTCTATGCTTGAACATATTAAG GTGATAGAGTCGGTGTTGGAGCAAAGTTCACCGGAGAATATGGCTGAAAACCATAGACTAACAGTTGAAGAAGCTCTCAGAGAACTTCGTAGACTTGGAACTATGTTGTTGTCGGAAATGTAA
- the LOC108827465 gene encoding putative clathrin assembly protein At5g57200, producing the protein MGTFTSLRKAYGALKDSTTVGLAKVNSEFKDLDIAIVKATNHVESPPKERHVRKIFSATSAIQPRADVAYCIHALSKRLSKTRTWVVAMKVLIVIHRTLREGDPTFREELLNYSHRRHILRISNFKDDTSPLAWDCSAWVRTYALFLEERLECYRVLKYDIEAERLPKGSGAASKTHRTRMLSGEDLLEQLPALQQLLYRLIGCQPEGAAYSNYLIQYALALVLKESFKIYCAINDGIINLVDMFFEMTRHDAVKALNIYKRAGQQAENLAEFYDYCKGLELARNFQFPTLRQPPPSFLATMEEYIKEAPQSGSVQKKLEYEEKEEEPEPQEEEQPEEPAEDENQNPETDQPLVEEEEEEPEEEKVEEEVKPSPLIDTDDLLGLNEINPQAAEIEEKNALALAIYPPGHETSGPSNSLSLIEAGGSGWELALVTPQNNNNNNNTRPTIATKLGGGFDNLLLDSLYEDDTARRQIQLTNAGYGFGATATHGEPHSSTANPFGMQHDPFAMSSNMAPPTNVQMAMQQQQMMMMNNNNQNPYNNNNYSPYQQQYQHFSPNPSSSSANPFGDTFLALPAPPSSSTQQQHNNHMLL; encoded by the exons ATGGGAACGTTCACAAGCTTACGAAAAGCCTATGGAGCGCTCAAGGATTCCACCACCGTCGGTCTCGCTAAGGTCAACAGCGAATTCAAG GATCTAGATATTGCGATCGTCAAGGCAACGAACCATGTAGAGTCTCCTCCCAAAGAACGTCACGTTCGTA AAATATTCTCCGCGACATCTGCAATACAACCAAGAGCAGATGTTGCTTACTGCATTCATGCATTGTCAAAGAGATTGTCCAAAACTCGTACTTGGGTT GTAGCAATGAAGGTGTTAATAGTCATTCACAGAACATTAAGAGAAGGTGATCCTACGTTTAGAGAAGAGCTTCTTAATTACTCACACAGAAGACATATTCTCAGGATTTCTAACTTCAAAGACGATACAAGTCCTCTTG CTTGGGACTGCTCTGCTTGGGTCAGAACATACGCGCTCTTTCTTGAAGAGCGGCTTGAATGCTATCGTGTTTTAAAGTATGACATAGAGGCAGAGCGTTTGCCTAAAGGTTCAGGTGCAGCTTCCAAG ACGCATAGGACAAGGATGTTGTCTGGTGAAGATctgttagaacagttacctgcGTTACAACAGCTTCTATACCGGCTAATTGGATGTCAA CCTGAGGGAGCAGCTTATAGCAACTATCTAATCCAGTATGCTCTTGCATTGGTGCTTAAAGAAAGCTTCAAAATCTACTGTGCTATCAATGATGGAATCATTAACCTTGTTGACAtg TTCTTTGAGATGACAAGACATGATGCAGTTAAAGCGCTAAACATATACAAACGGGCTGGTCAACAG gcTGAGAATTTGGCTGAGTTTTATGATTACTGCAAAGGGCTAGAGCTCGCTAGGAACTTTCAGTTCCCTACATTAAGACAG CCTCCTCCATCGTTTCTTGCAACAATGGAAGAGTACATCAAAGAAGCGCCTCAGAGTGGTTCTGTACAGAAAAAACTG GAGTATGAGGAAAAAGAGGAGGAACCAGAaccacaagaagaagaacagcCAGAAGAACCTGCGGAAGACGAAAACCAAAACCCAGAAACTGATCAGCCTCTTgtcgaagaagaggaagaagaaccTGAAGAGGAGAAAGTAGAGGAAGAAGTTAAACCTTCACCATTGATAGACACTGATGACTTACTA GGTCTTAATGAAATAAACCCACAAGCCGCAGAGATTGAAGAGAAAAACGCATTGGCTCTTGCCATTTATCCACCAG GACATGAAACTTCAGGCCCATCTAATAGTCTTAGCTTGATAGAAGCTGGAGGAAGTGGTTGGGAGCTTGCATTAGTCACACcacaaaacaacaacaataacaacaatACTCGTCCCACAATAGCAACAAAACTC GGAGGAGGATTTGACAATCTTCTACTAGACAGTCTTTACGAAGACGACACAGCGAGAAGACAGATCCAACTAACCAATGCTGGTTACGGATTTGGAGCCACGGCTACACACGGAGAACCACACTCATCAACTGCGAACCCGTTTGGGATGCAACATGATCCTTTTGCAATGTCTAGTAACATGGCTCCACCAACCAATGTTCAAATGGCAATGCAACAACAgcaaatgatgatgatgaataataataatcagaatccatataacaacaacaactacTCACCTTATCAGCAACAATATCAGCACTTCTCACCAAATCCTTCGTCTTCTTCTGCTAACCCTTTTGGTGATACTTTTCTTGCTTTACCAGCTCCTCCTTCATCTTCTACTCAGCAGCAGCACAATAACCATATGCTCCTTTAG